The following proteins are encoded in a genomic region of Hirundo rustica isolate bHirRus1 chromosome 3, bHirRus1.pri.v3, whole genome shotgun sequence:
- the GEMIN6 gene encoding gem-associated protein 6 isoform X2: protein MERWMQRGSVLHVGNMNDWQRKSPLDWETYVNKLVKVVAVEKHEYEGWVLTVDPVSATIVLATFPENEKGSLSFVMGHAVQKVEILREGDGDTEQRLARILAPQESPAYSPEELDRRKNALKAWLETNHIPVGEQGERGRTLSVAGVLSIEPPYGPEQCSSANEIILARVQGLLQGYLEQQPC from the exons ATGGAGCGTTGGATGCAACGGGGAAGC GTCCTGCATGTGGGAAATATGAATGACTGGCAGAGAAAAAGCCCTCTAGACTGGGAAACGTATGTGAACAAATTGGTGAAAGTTGTTGCAGTTGAGAAACACGAATATGAAGGATGGGTTTTAACAGTTGACCCGGTTTCTGCCAC CATCGTCCTCGCAACATTCCCAGAGAACGAGAAAGGGTCCCTGTCGTTCGTCATGGGCCACGCCGTCCAAAAGGTGGAAATACTGCGGGAAGGGGACGGGGACACGGAGCAGCGCCTCGCTCGCATCCTTGCGCCCCAGGAGAGCCCAGCCTACAGCCCGGAGGAGCTGGACAGGAGGAAGAACGCCTTGAAGGCTTGGCTGGAGACAAACCACATCCCGGTGGGCGAGCAGGGGGAGCGGGGCAGGACGCTGAGCGTGGCGGGGGTGCTGAGCATCGAGCCCCCGTACGGCCCCGAGCAGTGCAGCAGCGCCAACGAGATCATCCTGGCCCGCGTGCAGGGCTTGCTGCAAGGCTACCTcgagcagcagccctgctga
- the GEMIN6 gene encoding gem-associated protein 6 isoform X1, with protein MEGMPAAPSCPEWKQSLDASSIGGDIPISWCAAASGVQVLHVGNMNDWQRKSPLDWETYVNKLVKVVAVEKHEYEGWVLTVDPVSATIVLATFPENEKGSLSFVMGHAVQKVEILREGDGDTEQRLARILAPQESPAYSPEELDRRKNALKAWLETNHIPVGEQGERGRTLSVAGVLSIEPPYGPEQCSSANEIILARVQGLLQGYLEQQPC; from the exons atggaagggatGCCAGCAGCGCCTTCCTGTCCTGAGTGGAAGCAGTCCTTGGACGCATCCAGTATTGGAGGCGATATCCCCATCAGCTGGTGCGCAGCCGCCTCTGGAGTGCAG GTCCTGCATGTGGGAAATATGAATGACTGGCAGAGAAAAAGCCCTCTAGACTGGGAAACGTATGTGAACAAATTGGTGAAAGTTGTTGCAGTTGAGAAACACGAATATGAAGGATGGGTTTTAACAGTTGACCCGGTTTCTGCCAC CATCGTCCTCGCAACATTCCCAGAGAACGAGAAAGGGTCCCTGTCGTTCGTCATGGGCCACGCCGTCCAAAAGGTGGAAATACTGCGGGAAGGGGACGGGGACACGGAGCAGCGCCTCGCTCGCATCCTTGCGCCCCAGGAGAGCCCAGCCTACAGCCCGGAGGAGCTGGACAGGAGGAAGAACGCCTTGAAGGCTTGGCTGGAGACAAACCACATCCCGGTGGGCGAGCAGGGGGAGCGGGGCAGGACGCTGAGCGTGGCGGGGGTGCTGAGCATCGAGCCCCCGTACGGCCCCGAGCAGTGCAGCAGCGCCAACGAGATCATCCTGGCCCGCGTGCAGGGCTTGCTGCAAGGCTACCTcgagcagcagccctgctga
- the GEMIN6 gene encoding gem-associated protein 6 isoform X3 — MNDWQRKSPLDWETYVNKLVKVVAVEKHEYEGWVLTVDPVSATIVLATFPENEKGSLSFVMGHAVQKVEILREGDGDTEQRLARILAPQESPAYSPEELDRRKNALKAWLETNHIPVGEQGERGRTLSVAGVLSIEPPYGPEQCSSANEIILARVQGLLQGYLEQQPC, encoded by the exons ATGAATGACTGGCAGAGAAAAAGCCCTCTAGACTGGGAAACGTATGTGAACAAATTGGTGAAAGTTGTTGCAGTTGAGAAACACGAATATGAAGGATGGGTTTTAACAGTTGACCCGGTTTCTGCCAC CATCGTCCTCGCAACATTCCCAGAGAACGAGAAAGGGTCCCTGTCGTTCGTCATGGGCCACGCCGTCCAAAAGGTGGAAATACTGCGGGAAGGGGACGGGGACACGGAGCAGCGCCTCGCTCGCATCCTTGCGCCCCAGGAGAGCCCAGCCTACAGCCCGGAGGAGCTGGACAGGAGGAAGAACGCCTTGAAGGCTTGGCTGGAGACAAACCACATCCCGGTGGGCGAGCAGGGGGAGCGGGGCAGGACGCTGAGCGTGGCGGGGGTGCTGAGCATCGAGCCCCCGTACGGCCCCGAGCAGTGCAGCAGCGCCAACGAGATCATCCTGGCCCGCGTGCAGGGCTTGCTGCAAGGCTACCTcgagcagcagccctgctga
- the SRSF7 gene encoding serine/arginine-rich splicing factor 7 has protein sequence MSRYGRYGGETKVYVGNLGTGAGKGELERAFSYYGPLRTVWIARNPPGFAFVEFEDPRDAEDAVRGLDGKVICGSRVRVEVSTGMPRRSRYDRPPARRPFDPNDRCYECGEKGHYAYDCHRYSRRRRSRSRSRSRSRSRGRRYSRSRSRSRGRRSRSASYRRSRSMSPRRSRSVSPRRSRSASLKRSRSRSRSRSRSRSVTWPRSRSRSHGRSKSGSPAKSRSKSRSPSPKRSRSPSGSPQRSASPERMD, from the exons ATGTCGCGTTACGGCCGCTATGGAGGCG AGACCAAGGTGTACGTGGGCAACCTGGGCACGGGCGCCGGCAAAGGCGAGCTGGAGAGAGCCTTCAGCTATTACGGACCGCTGAGAACCGTGTGGATCGCCAGGAACCCGCCCGGGTTCGCCTTCGTGGAGTTCGAAGATCCCCGCGATGCTGAAGATGCCGTCCGTGGACTTGACGGGAA GGTCATCTGCGGCTCCAGGGTCAGGGTGGAAGTATCCACGGGGATGCCGCGCCGCTCCCGCTACGACCGGCCCCCTGCCCGGCGCCCCTTCGACCCCAACGACAGATGCTACGAGTGCGGTGAGAAAGGCCACTATGCCTATGACTGCCACCGCTATAGCCGGCGGAGGAGGAGCAG GTCCCGCTCCAGATCCCGCTCGAGGTCCCGAGGAAGGAGGTACTCGCGGTCACGCAGTCGCAGCCGTGGCAGGAG gTCCAGGTCAGCCTCCTACCGCAGGTCCAGGTCCATGTCTCCTCGTAGGTCTAGGTCCGTGTCTCCCCGCCGGTCCCGCTCGGCTTCCTTGAAGAGATCCAG GTCTAGATCAAGATCCAGATCTAGATCCAGATCTGTTACATGGCCCCGAAGCAG GTCTAGGTCTCATGGCAGATCAAAGTCTGGCTCGCCAGCTAAGAG CCGGTCAAAGTCCCGGTCACCATCTCCAAAGAGAAG ccGTTCACCATCAGGAAGCCCTCAACGAAGTGCAAGTCCTGAAAGAATGGATTAA